Within Halorubrum lacusprofundi ATCC 49239, the genomic segment CCCAAATCGAGTTCTGGTTAGTGCAGGCTAGGATGACGACGAGCCAGATGTCGCCGGGGTCGAGGGGGCTCCCCTCGACACCCGGCAACGGGAGTGGCGTAATGACCTCTTCCGCTACGTCTTTGACATCCGACGCCGAAAGGTACTCGTCTGGATCAGGTATGGTGAACACATCCAGATCCAGACACTTTCTTGTGGTTAATTTAGCGATTCAATTCAGCTGATTACGCTGCTTGGGAAGTACCGATAGTTGCGCCGTCGATCCGGCGAACCGTCCACGGGACGACACCCTCGTCGCGGCCGAACGGGTCGCCGTTCTCGTCGCGGACGTTCGCGGAGACGAACGTCGCGGTCGCGTCGTCGACGAGCTCGCGAAGGGGATCCGGTCCGTAGTCGAACTCGTGGTTGCCGAACGTGTCGAGGAGGGTGTCGGTCGCGGCGTAGAAGTCGAGGACCTGCCGGCCGGTCGCGACCAGCGAGAGGACGCCCGGGGCGGTGGTGTCGCCGGTGGCGACGACGGCAGCGTCGGGGCCCGACAGCTCTCGGATCCGGCCGGCGAGGCGGGCCGCTCGCTCGGGGGCGTCGAAGACGTTCTCGATATCGGAGTAGTGAACGAGACGGACCATTCGATATGAGTGAGGAAGAGCGAGCGACGCTTAAAAAGCGCGGAGTTCGGGCAGTACTCTGGCGTCGAGACGCTGCGCAGCCGCTCGGGAGAACCGCTGCGAACGCCGTGGCTAAAGCGGGTCCTTCCCCGTGAGCCCCGCTCGCACACGCGCAGGTCATTGAAAGCGCTTTTATGGATGTCCGGACTAGGTCGCTTCACAGCCTCTGTGGGGTTGATGATGTGCCGTTCCGATAGGGACCGACCACGGGACGGACACGCGAGCCCGCACGGAGGATAGGTGAACAACATATGCCCGTTTACGTAGACTACGAAACCCCAGCCGACCTCGCCGAGCGATCGCTTGAGGCGCTCGAGGTCGCCCGAGACACCGGTACCGTGAAGAAAGGAACCAACGAGACCACGAAGGCCGTCGAGCGCGGCAACGCCGACCTCGTCATCGTCGCCGAGGACGTCTCTCCCGAAGAGATCGTGATGCACCTCCCCGAGCTTGCCGAGGAGAAGGGCATCCCGGTCGTCTTCGTCGACACGCAGGATGAAGTCGGCCACGCCGCCGGCCTCGAAGTCGGCTCGGCCGCCGCCGCCGTCATCGACGCCGGTGACGCCGACGACGACGTCGAGGATATCGGCGAGAAGGTCGCGGAGCTCCGATAACCACCCATGAGCGCAGAAGAGGGCACCGGCGACTCGACGACCGCGGAGGTCATCGAGGTCGTCGGCAAGACCGGGATGCACGGCGAGGCCATGCAGGTCAAGTGCCGCATCCAGGAAGGATCGAACCAGGGCCGGATCATCACCCGGAACGTCCTGGGCCCCGTCCGCATGGGCGACGTGCTCCAGCTCCGGGAGACCCAGCGCGATGCCGACTCCATCGGAGGGCGATAACGAATGGTTGAGACACGCACCTGCGACTACACCGGCGAAGAAATCGAGCCCGGCACGGGCACGATGTACGTGAAGACGAACGGACAGATCCTCCACTTCGTCGACTCGAAGGCGGAGAAGAACTACTTCCTCGGCCGCGAGGCGCGCGACCTCGAGTGGACCGAGGAAGGGCGCAATCAGGGTGGCGAGTAGATGAGCCACCACGACGAGCGCACTTTCGTGATGGTCAAGCCCGACGGCGTGCAGCGCGGCCTCATCGGCGAGATCGTCTCCCGCTTCGAGGAGCGCGGGCTGAAGCTCGTCGGCGGCAAGTTCATGCAGATCGACGAGGACCTCGCTCACCAGCATTACGGTGAACACGAGGGCAAGCCGTTCTTCGACGGCCTCGTCGACTTCATCACCTCCGCCCCCGTCTTCGCGATGGTGTGGGAGGGCGCAGACGCGACCCGACAGGTCCGATCGATGGTCGGCGAGACCGACCCCGCCGAGTCCGCCCCGGGCACGATCCGCGGCGACTTCGGCTTAGACCTCGGCCAGAACGTGATCCACGCGTC encodes:
- the rpl7ae gene encoding 50S ribosomal protein L7Ae; its protein translation is MPVYVDYETPADLAERSLEALEVARDTGTVKKGTNETTKAVERGNADLVIVAEDVSPEEIVMHLPELAEEKGIPVVFVDTQDEVGHAAGLEVGSAAAAVIDAGDADDDVEDIGEKVAELR
- a CDS encoding 30S ribosomal protein S28e gives rise to the protein MSAEEGTGDSTTAEVIEVVGKTGMHGEAMQVKCRIQEGSNQGRIITRNVLGPVRMGDVLQLRETQRDADSIGGR
- a CDS encoding 50S ribosomal protein L24e; its protein translation is MVETRTCDYTGEEIEPGTGTMYVKTNGQILHFVDSKAEKNYFLGREARDLEWTEEGRNQGGE
- the ndk gene encoding nucleoside-diphosphate kinase, which encodes MSHHDERTFVMVKPDGVQRGLIGEIVSRFEERGLKLVGGKFMQIDEDLAHQHYGEHEGKPFFDGLVDFITSAPVFAMVWEGADATRQVRSMVGETDPAESAPGTIRGDFGLDLGQNVIHASDHEDEGANEREIDLFFDEEELVDYGLDTAAWVYEDEQH